ACACCCTCGCGGCCGAGCACAGCGGCAAGCTCCTCGACGTCAGCGGCGTCTCCACCGCGGCCGGCGCGCTGCTGCAGCAGTGGCCGGCGACCGGCGGCCAGAACCAGCAGTTCGACTTCCTCGACTCCGGGGACGGCTACTACCGCATCCGCGCCCACCACAGCGGCCTGGTCCTCCAGGTGGCGAGTTCGGCCACCGGCGCCGACATCAGCCAGCAGCCGGACTCCGGGGCCGCCGCCCAGCAGTGGCGGGTGACCGACCAGGGCGGGGGTGTGATCGGCCTGGTCAACCGGCTGAGCGGCCTGGCGATGGACGTGTGGGGTGCCTCGACCGCCGACGGCGCGCGGATCTCCCAGTGGACGCCGTCGGGCGGGGCCAACCAGCGCTTCCGGATCCAGCGAACCTGAGGTACCCGGCGATATCCTTCAACGGTCCCGCAAAGACAACGACGTCTTGGGAGAATGAACGTGTCCTCCGTCGAGTCCCCCGAACTCCGTCCCACCCTCGCCGACGTCGCCCGGGCGGCCGGGGTGTCGACCGCCACCGCGTCCCGCGTGCTCAACGGCTTTCCGCGGGTCCGGCCGACGACGCGCAGACAGGTCGAGTCGGCGATGTCGGCGCTCGGCTACGCCCGGCAGCGAGCCGCGCGCGCGGCGACCGGGCCCACCGGCTCGATCGCGCTGGTCGTGTGCGAAGAGGTCCTGCGCCTGTTCGCCGATCCGTTCTTCGCCCGCATCGCCGCCGGTGCGGGCCGGGAGCTGACCGCGGCGGGCCTGCAGCTCGTCCTGCTCACCGTGCCCGCCACGGAGGACTACCAGGCGCCGGTGGTGCGCTACCTCGACGGCGGCCACGTCGACGGTGCGCTCGTCGTCGGGATGCACGGCCGCCGGCCGCTCGACCTGGGCTGGCTCGGCATCCCGGTGGTGTTCGGCGGCCGTCCCGTCTGCGCGGGGGAGCCCGGCCGGTTCTCCTACGTCGACGTGGACAACCGCGGTGGCGCCCAGCGGGCCACCCAGCGGCTCATCGACGCGGGCCGCCGCACCGTGGCGACCATCGCCGGGCCGCAGGACATGACCGCCGGCGTGGACCGGCTGCTCGGCTACCGGCAGGCGGTGGCGGGTGCCGGGCACGGCGACCGCGGGCTGGTGGTCTTCGGGGACTTCGGCCAGGCCTCCGGCCAGCAGGCGACGGCGCGCCTGCTGGACCGCCGGCCGCACGTCGACGCCATCTTCGCGGCCTCGGACATGATGGCGGTCGGCGCGATGCGGGCCCTGCACCGCGCCGGACGGCGGGTGCCCGGGGACGTCGCCGTCATCGGGTTCGACGACCTGCCGATCGGCCTGCGCACGGATCCGCCGCTCACCACCGTGCGCCAGCCGATCGAAGAGATGGGAGCCCGGATGACGGACGAGCTGCTCGCGATGCTCGGCGGTTCGGCCGCTCCCTGTTGCGCCGTGCTGGACACCGAGCTCGTCCTGCGCGCTTCCGCTTGATGGTGTTAGCGCTAACACTACTACTGGAGGAACCGTGACCATCCGAGTCAAGGCGGTGCGGGCCGTCATGGTCCTGGCCGCGCTGGTGGCGGCCGTGCTGACCGGCGCGCCACCGGCGTCCGCGGCGTCGACGTCGCTGACCAGCGCGGCGTCGGGCCGGTGCCTGAACGTCCAAGGCGCCGTCGACACGCCGGGAACCGCACTGGAGATCCGGGACTGCACCGGCCAGCCGAGCCAGGCGTTCGAGTTCACCGCCGCCGGTGAGCTGCGGGCGCTGAACGGGACGCGGTGCGTGGACGCGTACGGCAACCGGACCTCGCCCGGGACGGCGGTGATCATCTGGTCCTGCACCGGCGGGGCGAACCAGCAGTGGCGGCAGAACTCCGACGGTTCGATCAGCGGCGTCCAGTCCGGGCTGTGCCTCGACGTCAACGGGGGCGGCACGGCCAACGGCACCACGGTCATCCTGTGGACCTGTCACGGCCAGAGCAACCAGCGGTGGACCACCGGGAGCACGCCGGCGCCGGGTGCGGGTCCGTGCGACATCTACGCCTCGGGCGGGACGCCGTGCATCGCCGCGCACAGCACGGTACGCGCGCTTTACGGGTCCTACAACGGAAGTCTCTACCAGGTGCGCCGCGCGTCCGACAACGCCACCCGGAACGTCGGCGTCTCGGCGGCGGGGGGTGCCGCGGACGCCGCGGCCCAGGATTCCTTCTGCACCGGGACTTCGTGCGTCGTCACGGTGGTCTACGACCAGTCCGGCCGGGGCAACGACCTGTGGTACCAGGGGTCGAGCGTGGTGCCCGGCTCCAGCCAGAGCAGTCCGGCGAAGGCGACGTCGGAGTCCCTGACGGTCGGCGGCCGGAAGGCGTACTCGCTGTACATCAACCCGGGCAACAGCTATTGGCGCG
The window above is part of the Amycolatopsis camponoti genome. Proteins encoded here:
- a CDS encoding arabinofuranosidase catalytic domain-containing protein; the encoded protein is MTIRVKAVRAVMVLAALVAAVLTGAPPASAASTSLTSAASGRCLNVQGAVDTPGTALEIRDCTGQPSQAFEFTAAGELRALNGTRCVDAYGNRTSPGTAVIIWSCTGGANQQWRQNSDGSISGVQSGLCLDVNGGGTANGTTVILWTCHGQSNQRWTTGSTPAPGAGPCDIYASGGTPCIAAHSTVRALYGSYNGSLYQVRRASDNATRNVGVSAAGGAADAAAQDSFCTGTSCVVTVVYDQSGRGNDLWYQGSSVVPGSSQSSPAKATSESLTVGGRKAYSLYINPGNSYWRDGHLTGVPTGSAPEGMYMVTSGTHVNSGCCFDYGNSETTRKADAAGAMDALNFGKQCWFGGCSGTGPWVQADLEWGLYPGGSQTWNPNQRAFTSKFVTAVLKNNGTSRFAIKGSDAQSGGLTTLWDGGLPSGYSPMKKQGAIVLGSGGDCCKPGGGANLSAGTFYEGAMVAGYPSDATENAVQANVVAAGYR
- a CDS encoding LacI family DNA-binding transcriptional regulator, which produces MNVSSVESPELRPTLADVARAAGVSTATASRVLNGFPRVRPTTRRQVESAMSALGYARQRAARAATGPTGSIALVVCEEVLRLFADPFFARIAAGAGRELTAAGLQLVLLTVPATEDYQAPVVRYLDGGHVDGALVVGMHGRRPLDLGWLGIPVVFGGRPVCAGEPGRFSYVDVDNRGGAQRATQRLIDAGRRTVATIAGPQDMTAGVDRLLGYRQAVAGAGHGDRGLVVFGDFGQASGQQATARLLDRRPHVDAIFAASDMMAVGAMRALHRAGRRVPGDVAVIGFDDLPIGLRTDPPLTTVRQPIEEMGARMTDELLAMLGGSAAPCCAVLDTELVLRASA